The genomic region AGCTATGTAAAAAAGATTTATAGTGTTCTCCTAATTCTATGTGTCTATTATATTGACAGAGGACCAATTCGTCAAAACTCTTTTAAAATAGTGAGAAAGCTAGGAGGGTTAAACATGGGTTTAATTAGATCAGAAGAGAACATAGAAATTGCCTCTAGTAGTGGGGAACCACAGGGAGCGAAAATTAGTTTCTCAGAGAAATTAGGATATGGAGTAGGTGATTTAGCAAGTAATCTTATATTTGCTGCAGTATCATCTTTCCTTGTATTCTATTATACAGATATTGCCGGGGCTTCTGCTGCTGCGGTTGGAACGATTATCCTTTTGTCAAGACTCTTAGATGGTTTTACGGACATTGGTATGGGGTTAATCGTTGATAAAACAAATTCTAAGCATGGTAAAGCACGACCATGGTTGTTATGGATGGCCCTCCCTTTTACCATATCTGCTATTATGTTATTTACGGTACCAGATTTTGGAACTGTGAGCATGTTGATTTATATTGCAATTACCTATAACGTGGTTCATATCATCTATACAGCAATTAATATTCCATATGGTGTTTTGAATGCACGAATGACACAAGACAGTTATCAGCGTGCTACGTTAAATATTTTTCGTATGTTTTCAGCAATTATTGCGACAATTATTATTATGTTCTTAACTATTCCTCTTACGGAATTCTTTGGGGGAGGTAAAACTGGTTGGATAGTAACCTTTACTATTTTCGGAGTAATTGCAGGTGTCTTGTTCGTTGTTACATTCCTTACAACAAAGGAACGTGTTTCAGCAGTTAATGTTGATCAATCAAAGGTACCATTAAAGAAAGGTATAAAAGCGTTATCCCAAAATAAGTACTGGGCACTTATGGTATTATTTTCATTAGTCACTTACACAGCCAATGGACTTAATGGTGGGCTTGGTGTGTACTATGCACAGTATATTTTGGGAAATCCAGCATTAGTTGGTCCGCTAGGCTTTGCAGGATTATTTCCTGTTATGATAGGGTTACTATTCGTGGCACCTATTATCAAGAAGTTTGGGAAACGTAATTCCATGATTATCGGATTATTTATTAGTTTAG from Litoribacterium kuwaitense harbors:
- a CDS encoding MFS transporter, with protein sequence MGLIRSEENIEIASSSGEPQGAKISFSEKLGYGVGDLASNLIFAAVSSFLVFYYTDIAGASAAAVGTIILLSRLLDGFTDIGMGLIVDKTNSKHGKARPWLLWMALPFTISAIMLFTVPDFGTVSMLIYIAITYNVVHIIYTAINIPYGVLNARMTQDSYQRATLNIFRMFSAIIATIIIMFLTIPLTEFFGGGKTGWIVTFTIFGVIAGVLFVVTFLTTKERVSAVNVDQSKVPLKKGIKALSQNKYWALMVLFSLVTYTANGLNGGLGVYYAQYILGNPALVGPLGFAGLFPVMIGLLFVAPIIKKFGKRNSMIIGLFISLVGTLIILVDPANITLVLAGSVVRGIGGMPVVASFFAMLADTIEYGEWKSGVRTEGLVYSAGSFGTKVGSGLGAAAMGWLLGLGGYVGGVAEQSESAISMIIFLFIWAPAIIAVIQW